The Mycolicibacterium mageritense genome contains a region encoding:
- a CDS encoding amino acid ABC transporter permease — translation MDLFSKYQSQILEAFWTTIQLTVYSAVGALILGTLLAAMRLSPVPMLNWIGTLYVNVVRNTPLTLIILFCSFGLSQTLGITLVDSTSLTSIEDSNFRLAVLGFIVYTAAFVCETVRSGVNTVPLGQAEAARSLGFTFGQNLRMILLPQAFRSVINPLGSVLIALTKNTTIASAIGVAEAALLMKTMIENEAALIYIGAIFMVGFVILTLPMGLFFSWLGKRLAVAR, via the coding sequence GTGGACCTGTTCAGCAAGTACCAGAGCCAGATCCTCGAGGCGTTCTGGACCACCATCCAGTTGACGGTGTATTCGGCTGTCGGGGCACTGATCCTGGGCACACTGTTGGCTGCGATGCGGCTGTCGCCGGTGCCGATGCTCAACTGGATCGGCACCCTCTACGTCAACGTGGTGCGCAACACGCCCTTGACGCTGATCATCCTGTTCTGCTCGTTCGGGCTGTCCCAGACGCTGGGCATCACGCTGGTCGATTCGACGTCGCTGACGTCGATCGAAGACAGCAATTTCCGGCTGGCCGTGCTCGGGTTCATCGTCTACACCGCCGCGTTCGTGTGCGAGACGGTGCGCTCGGGGGTCAACACCGTGCCACTGGGCCAGGCCGAGGCGGCGCGGTCGTTGGGTTTCACGTTCGGTCAGAACCTGCGAATGATTCTGCTGCCGCAGGCATTTCGCTCGGTGATCAATCCGCTCGGGTCGGTGCTGATCGCGTTGACGAAAAACACGACCATTGCGTCGGCGATCGGCGTCGCGGAGGCCGCATTGTTGATGAAGACGATGATCGAGAACGAGGCAGCACTGATCTACATCGGCGCCATCTTCATGGTCGGGTTCGTCATCCTGACGCTGCCGATGGGGTTGTTCTTCAGCTGGCTCGGCAAGCGGTTGGCGGTGGCCAGGTGA
- a CDS encoding glutamate ABC transporter substrate-binding protein: protein MPTVSFKLIGAVALAVALPLTATACGGGGDEGNKIVIGTKYDQPGLGLKNPDGTMSGFDVDVAKYVAKELGYNEDQIEWKESPSGQRETLIQNDQVKYIVATYSITDARKEKVDFAGPYLITGQSLLVKADNTDITGAESLQNNKKLCSVSGSTPAQRIKDKYPGVQLQQYDTYSACVEALKNGAIDAVTTDEVILAGYAAQSPGTFKVVGGTFSEERYGIGLKKGDTELRTKINDAITKMEKDGAWKAAFEKNLGPAGITVPTPPSVDK, encoded by the coding sequence ATGCCCACTGTGTCGTTCAAGCTGATCGGTGCCGTCGCACTCGCGGTCGCACTTCCGCTCACCGCGACCGCCTGCGGCGGTGGTGGCGACGAAGGCAACAAGATCGTCATCGGCACCAAGTACGACCAGCCCGGACTGGGTCTGAAGAACCCCGACGGCACCATGAGCGGATTCGACGTCGACGTGGCGAAGTACGTCGCCAAGGAACTCGGTTACAACGAGGACCAGATCGAGTGGAAGGAATCCCCGTCCGGCCAGCGCGAGACCCTGATCCAGAACGACCAGGTCAAATACATCGTCGCGACCTACTCGATCACCGACGCCCGCAAGGAGAAGGTCGACTTCGCCGGGCCGTACCTGATCACCGGGCAGAGCCTGTTGGTCAAGGCCGACAACACCGACATCACCGGCGCGGAGTCTTTGCAGAACAACAAGAAGCTGTGCTCGGTGTCGGGTTCCACACCCGCGCAGCGCATCAAGGACAAGTACCCGGGTGTCCAGCTGCAGCAGTACGACACCTACTCGGCATGCGTCGAAGCGTTGAAGAACGGCGCGATCGACGCGGTGACCACCGATGAGGTGATCCTCGCCGGCTACGCCGCGCAGAGCCCCGGCACCTTCAAGGTGGTGGGCGGAACGTTCTCGGAAGAGCGCTACGGCATCGGCCTGAAGAAGGGCGACACCGAGCTGCGCACCAAGATCAACGACGCGATCACCAAGATGGAGAAGGACGGCGCGTGGAAGGCCGCGTTCGAGAAGAACCTCGGACCGGCAGGCATCACCGTGCCGACGCCGCCTTCGGTCGACAAGTAA